CAACTGTTCGACAGGATACCAAGGCAATTCATACGTCTCCAACGGATGCCAAGGTCCTTAgtctatatcaatcaatttaaTTATTCTGCTTTGCTTAATGCTACTGTATCTTTTGCCCTTCAATTTTAGACATCGATGAGTGCAATCAACAGTCAAATCCATGCTCAGATGGCGCCGACTGCCAGAACATGCCCGGGAATTATAGTTGTCACTGCCCCGAAGGCACTCACGGTGACGCTTACAATGGAACATGCATCCCAAATCAGAAGGTTTCCTTGGCGGTGAAAGCGGTTATAGGTGAGGTTCTTTCCTTGCAGAATGGTTTTTTTTGTCTCTTTCCAAGTCCCTGACGTATCAATCGATCCTTCAGCACTTTCTCTTCAGTTGCTTTTTCAACTCTAGATCAAAAAATAGCACATAGAACATGAATCACTCTGTTACTTTTTCCTATCTTATTCTTTCCATCCAACTAAAACACCAAACGGAAAGAAAAGGTTAAGTATTTGTGAAAGAATAATAGATTACACCAACTTAATTTTCATTGGTCTTATTTAGTTTGGATGCTCACGTTATGCGATGTTCACAGGCACCTCCATCAGCTTGAGTTTCTTGCTCGTATTTGGCATGTGCATCTGTATGATTTATCAGAGAAGAAAACTTATCCAGTCAAGGAAAAGATATTTCGATGAAAATGGGGGCGTGCAATTACAGGAGAAAATGACAGAACTAGGTcttaaatttagtatattttcaaAAGAAGAAATAGAGAAGGCGATAAAGAGAGTTGATAAGAAAAACAGAATTCTTGGGCAAGGCGGATATGGAATTGTTTACAAAGGAAAGATAGGAGACAATCTGTTTGTCGCCATAAAGAAGCCAAAGGTTTTAAGTGAgagaaaaaagaaagaattttGGAAAGAAATGCTTATTCTTTCCAAAGTCAATCATAAGAACATAGTCAAGCTCTTGGGCTGTTGTTTGGATGTGGAGGTTCCCATGTTGGTCTATGAGTTTGTCCCTAATGGTAACTTGTTTGAACTAATCCACATCAGGATAGACATAGACAACTTCACTTTAGCTGTGCGTTTAAACATTGCTTGTGATTCTGCTGATGCTCTTGCTTATTTACACTCTCCGGATTCGCCTCGAATCATTCATGGAGACGTCAAGTCTGCTAATATCCTCCTACATGAAGATTTCACTGCAAAAATTTCTGATTTCGGATTTTCAAGGTTAAATCCCGACGATAAAGAGCAATTTGCTACCGTAGTTCAAGGGACCTGTGGTTACTTGGACCCCGAGTTTGTTCAAACAGGCAAATTTACTGAAAAAAGTGATGTTTATAGCTTTGGTGTAGTGCTCCTAGAATTACTGACAGGTAAGAAGGCAATTTATTTTGAACAAAATGGAGAAGAAACGTATCTGGCATCAAGCTTCATTTTGTCCAAAAAGAAGGATCGACTTAAGGAACACTTAGATAATCAAGGgacaagtgaagaagatgaacagcTGATTGAAAGGATTGAAGAGCTGGCAGTGCAGTGCTTGAGTGCAAGGGGAGAAGAAAGACCTACGATGAAGGATGTGGTCGACCAGCTAAACAACATGAGAAAGCCCAAGCAGCCCTCATGGACACCATCAAATACTGACGACATCCAGTGTTTCCATCCTGTTACATCGGACGCTCAAACGTTTACAAGTAGCACTAGTTGTATTTCAGAGGTTGCACTGCATATTGAATGTGCAAGGTAGAGATATGGTCCCTAAAGTTGTCGTCTTAAGTGTCCCTCCCAAGTTGAAGTATATATCAGTTCTAGCAGTTTAAGTCTTCTAGTGAGTGTTATGTTTGTTTACTAATTAATTTGTGGTAAGAGAAAGAAGTGTCTGCTATGGTTCAAATGTAAGAATTTTCTCAGTTCCAAAAGTTttcagattttaaaattatttgaaagcgTTTTTATATCTAATAAGaaatagaattataacaaaatgaataaatttgaaGAACCCAACCCAAGTCATGCCCGGCCTGTGTTGTATCAGACTAGGCATTTGCTCAGTATCACCACTAATGTGATTTGCTTAATTGTCACAAGAATTAGGGCTTTCTTAGTTCAAGGATGACACTCAATGAAACTAACTATTACTAAGAGGAACATGAATATTCTCATAGTAACattaattctttaaaaaaaaagaaaatttttaataaaagatCAAAGTACAACTCAAAAGGTTAATGACTTGATATGCAATGCTAATCTAATCTATTCAAGAAATTTGTAGGATAAAAGTAAttattttcttcttcattgggcTCAAATTGACCCTGCTTGGTGTTCCGGCCAAATACTAATGGTCAAGCCATCCTCAAAGAGCATTGATGAAGAAGATGAGGGGACCTAAGATTCACTCAAATGGAGAGTTAGATTGTCCGTGGGACGGATCTCAAGTGTACTCTAACAGTCAAGTTAGGGTTTTCTTGAGATGGTGTGTTGAAAAAAtggagaaggaaaaggaagaTAGAACCTAGTCAAGTTGGAAAGAAATTGGAACCCTTGTGATTTCCTTTGTGAGTGCTTATATTGTTGCTTGGAGAGCATCTCCATGTCGATCAAAATATCATCATTATGGGAGCCTAGGAGAAGAATGTTAGTATAATTttcctaggttaaggttgaccaatttgactaaacttgaattggtttaagcttgagtcttgatatttgagttttgatattagacaatatatggagattgtaggtgcaattgtttGTTATGGAAAGATTGGTCAagatttgaccagtttgatgtgaagaagagtcaagtaggtcaatgttgatcagatacttgattgggaagtcctaactgaaaaTTAGGTAAGGGCAAGTCCAAAGGAaaggttggaagaagaagaaaatctaagtgaatcagtgttgatcggacacttagtgTGAAGCcagttgaaagtcctagtgagtgaagttaggcagtgagaaagtcctagtgaatgaagccagtcatgtggaaatccaggtgggtcaatggCTGATCGGACACTTAGTcattgaaagtccaagtaggtcaaaggattgattggatacttgacacaaggataaaagtccaagtgggtcaaagaattgaccaaacacttggcgaCAAAATCccagtaagtcaaggttgaccagatgctaggcattgAGGAGTTtcaacaagtcacggttgaccggatgttagacgtgaaccctagacttggatggaagaagttagggttagtaatcgattagggtaatcgattaccAAGACTACAATCGATTAAGGTGATCGCTTAAGTGTTGTTTGTCGTGAGGAAAGAAAAGCTAGCTGAATCTCTTAGCCTAAGTGATTCAGCATGGCTTAATCGCTTAGGCTAAGCGATTAAGATTTTCTGCGAGAAAACAGTAGCTACGGTAGGCAATTAAGCAGGAAAGCTTAATCTCCTATGGTTGATTCTTGCACAAACAGAAAGGTTCTTAATCAACTCGGCTAATTGATTAAGAACGCTTAAGCGATTAGAGTAATCGCTTAAGGTTGAAAATATAACTGTTGTGCATGTGCCCGTTAAAAGGGGTTCAGCGATATTGTTCAACATAACTCTCCTGATTCCTCTCAAGCTAACCATCGAcgattcttgaaggctcttggagcaaaagtgttgttgcattttccTAGTATTAAGAGGTGCCTTCAAACAAGAAtagagcaagctagggtttcattattATTACTAAAACAAGCACCCATATAGGAGCGGTTGTTTTCACTTTCAAGAGCGATTTTCAACCATTCCTACACTTTTACCACCGGTTACAAAACCGTTCCTCTTGTTGCCATCCCTATATCCTATAAAAGTGGTTTTTGTAACAGTTGGTACAAGTTAAAAAATCACTCCTAGTATTCTTTGTAAGTACGGTTTGAAACTGATCTTATATGTTGTGCATATTATAGAAATTTTAAACCACTTCTGTATCTATAAATTTAGGAATGGTTCAAACCGCTTTAAAATCCTTTAAGTATAAGAATAGTTTTAAACTGTTTCTACCCATCATGGATATAAAAGCGATTTCAAATTGTTATTAATGTTAGAAATCTAGGTGTAGTTTCAAATCACTCTTAAATGCCTGAAACAAGAAATTTAGGAGTAGTTCTCTAAAATACTTAGGTATAAGAATGATTTTAAGCCACTTCTACACGTCATGCATATAAGAGCAATTTACTATTTAAAACTCATTGGATGCATGAACAATTTCCAACCGCTcttacataacataatataagaGCAATTTAAAAATGCATGGTAAAAATATAAGAGTAGTTTAACTGCTCTAAAACTTATTGGAAgtaaaaacaattttaagttaCTCTTATAAACCATGTTTATAAGAGGGATTTTGAAACAAAATTTAGGAGTGGTTTAACTAAATTTAAAAGTAGCCACTTTCGATTAAAAATGGTTACTGACTAGATAATAATATTTTTGTAATTCCTACTAATATACTAAAAGAGACCTATGATAGGATTCAATCCTTCTGTAGTAGAACAAATTAAGATTAAAAGCATGTAATATCAAGGAACATGGATCATAAGTTCAATGAAGATATCATGTAAAACTACCTTTGTAACGAAAACAGGAAGATGattagaaataaaaattaattcgATTCAATCCTTCTGTGTAACTGCTGTTGATAGGTTTGAGAATGagagaatggaatgatagtaaaagatattgtttggattgtggatttgggaatgatttctagatttatgggaattaACCAAATACATATAACTAGGTgagtttcattttcattttcatttccattacaccttactatcaaactcatactcatagtcattcccatcatttaaccaaacgccacCAAAAGTTTCCTTTGCAACCATACAAGGAAGATGAaccgaaattaaaaaaaaagagagagagagagagagagagagcctaCAATTCTTGTGGGGCTGATCCGATCTCAAGTTTACCCTTCCCTCCGCCTTGCTTCTAAGGCAATGAAACCTGGTGGATATTGGGCACGACCCCATCACTAGAAATTGTCACACCGGCTAGGAGCTTGCCAAGTCCTCATTGTTCTTCACTGCCAACTGAATGATGCGGTTCTTCTTATTATCCCTAGCGGCATTTCCAACCAACTCTATCAcctagaacaaaaaaaaaatgtaaacttTGGTAGGGAAGGGGATCCCTAGTAAAACAACAAAACAAAAAAGCAATTCACCTAAACAGCAAGGTACTCGAGGATTGCATAGAGAGACGGGTGCATTGGAACCAACACGCTGAAACGTATATTGGAGGCCTTCCTTCTGCGATGGAGAAACATCCTTCGTCCCCTTGGACTTGCTGTAGCCACCCAGTCATCATCGCCCCCACTGCGGTcaaactcatcatgtcacatagGTTCCTTAAGTAAATCGTGTAAACTAAAAAACAAAGATAAAAAATTTCATTCTACTAATTAGATTCTGACTATTTAACAATGCCCATAAATAAATCATGTATTACCAACTATAGCACGATTTCTTTACACTTGTGATTTCCTTACACTTGTAGAAAAAGTGTAAGGAAATGGGGATAGGtggtaaaaataaaaataatatatttattaacgaaattaaaaatataaaaagaaaaattgatataattaaaatttaaagtttataatctatttattgattaaaacttttttttctttaaagtttccaacataattttatttaaataataatatatttagttattaaatattttcaattaactaaataaaattaaatttggctaataaattataaaaattactagttaaatTGAGTTAATATAGCTTTGATAAGTATAATTACCAATCAAAATTATATTTGAcagataaaaaattaaatattattagtcATATATAACTTTGGCTGGTAAATACTTAAAACTAATGGTCAGACTATAAATACATATAATTATCgactaaattttattttgatcagtaattttaaatatttaccaATCGAATTCATTTTGAACATAAAAAAAATCACGGGTAAACTCAACTTTTTTCTCGTAATATCTTGAAAAATAGAGGGTAATCATGGAGAATGAAAAAGAGCTAGAAAATGGAAGGGGAGAAATCGACAAGGAGATGGAAAGAAATAGGAGctgagaaagaagaggagaaaaaaaataacttaattaaaggcCATTACAAGGTTAATAAATAGCATTAATAAATAATTATCCTTCAAAACAATAGCAAAAATACTCTAATttctaatataaaataaataaaaatgtttCAACATCAATAGATAACTAAAAGTGCTAACAtcataaaactttttttttctaaaatttcatcTAATCGTAATCCGGCACTGATAGTAGAGGAGTTCTACAATCACTTTCATGTGCATTAATAGTGAGCctaggaaggagaggaagaaggcaagaGAGTCAAATAACAACAACGCCGGCCAGGGCCGTCTCAAGCTTCCTTGAGGCCCTAggcaacaaaattaaaaaaaaaaaaa
The genomic region above belongs to Zingiber officinale cultivar Zhangliang chromosome 11A, Zo_v1.1, whole genome shotgun sequence and contains:
- the LOC122032087 gene encoding wall-associated receptor kinase 3-like, translating into MSLLLSQMLLLLLLLAAASAVPDGRCLTKCGEVEIPYPFGIGDNCSLAGGFSLTCKTMESGLKKAFYRNVVEVLNISLATGQVRMLNHISSVCYYPNHSFVSGLEWTLNMAPPYRFSDRLNKFTVIGCHTLAYIVSRHDNSSYQSGCVSMCQNKKSLTDGSCSGVGCCQTSIPKNLTYYSVTFDNVIRNAGNWGFGNCSYAVLLEAESFQFHTSYITTNQLMQIYSDASAPVVMDWAIGDETCEVAKRSQTSYACISNNSECIDSSNGHGYLCNCSTGYQGNSYVSNGCQDIDECNQQSNPCSDGADCQNMPGNYSCHCPEGTHGDAYNGTCIPNQKVSLAVKAVIGTSISLSFLLVFGMCICMIYQRRKLIQSRKRYFDENGGVQLQEKMTELGLKFSIFSKEEIEKAIKRVDKKNRILGQGGYGIVYKGKIGDNLFVAIKKPKVLSERKKKEFWKEMLILSKVNHKNIVKLLGCCLDVEVPMLVYEFVPNGNLFELIHIRIDIDNFTLAVRLNIACDSADALAYLHSPDSPRIIHGDVKSANILLHEDFTAKISDFGFSRLNPDDKEQFATVVQGTCGYLDPEFVQTGKFTEKSDVYSFGVVLLELLTGKKAIYFEQNGEETYLASSFILSKKKDRLKEHLDNQGTSEEDEQLIERIEELAVQCLSARGEERPTMKDVVDQLNNMRKPKQPSWTPSNTDDIQCFHPVTSDAQTFTSSTSCISEVALHIECAR